The stretch of DNA CAAAGTTGTCAATCTCAAGATTGCAGCATTAGCATTGGCTTCGTCAAAGTTGGCATCTTCAACAGTGTCACCTGCATCGGCCATAGCAATTCTAGAGGCATCAGCTCcgaatttttcaatgatttgtTCTAAAGTCATAAAGTTACCAGTTGATTTGGACATCTTAGCAttgttcaacaacaaatgtCCGTTGGCTCTAACACCTCTTGGCCAAAATCTTTTTGGGAACAAGGCGACATGGGTATAGATGAAGAATGTCAAATGATTTGGGATCAAATCTTTTCCTGAAACTCTGACGTCTAATGGgtaaaaatattcaaactCTCTTCTCATTTCCTTCAATTGTTCCTTTGGAATGTCAGTTTCAACGTCATCACGACGAGTAAAGATGTAATCAAATACTTCATCAGTCATTTGCTCTGGCTTAATGTCGAACTTACCTGCCTTCTTACCGTAATAATCTGAATGCAAGAAACGATCAATAGTATAATAAGCCATATAGACAGTAGAATCTGACAAAGATTCGACCAAATATTGAGGATCCCAAGGCAATTTAGTACCCAAACCAAATTTTCTGGTGACAGCCCAGTTCTTCATCCAGGCTAAAACACCTTCGAAACCATGTCTGGTTTCCTTGGAGTATGTTTCCATGTTCTTAAGACATTCTAAGGCTTCACCCAACCAAGCTTCTTCACCATAATCAATATACCATTGATCTTCCAATGATACACAACAATCATCACCAGATCTAGAAATAACTTGGGATTCTGGTTCATTGTAAACAAAAGCAAGACCTTCATCAATTAAGTCTTGTTTGACTTTAGGCTTGGCGTCTTCAACTTTATCACCTTTGTATTTACCAATAAGCATAGTACCATTGTAAAAACCTTCTTTATAAGCCAATTCCTTGGCGTTGGCCAACTGCACAGAATCTTTTGGTGACTGTATcttcaaatcattaaccAAAAACTCAGCACACTTATCACCGTATTTTTCGGTATGGACAATAGGAACAATATCTGTTTGTACCCAgtctttttcaattccatAGTACTCTGGTTTATTGGCCAAGTCTCTTGTGGTAACAAAATCATCTGGAGAATCTGATGGAACACAAGTGACCACACCAGTACCTTTGGTTGCAAGAACTGTTTCCATAGGCAAAACTCTCAAGTTTTTGTTGACAGCATATGGAGCATCAATTCGAGATCCAATCAATGTCTTAccattgataatgaaaagtGGTTTATAATATCCTCTTTTTGGAGTCAAGTTTTGGAAAGACATATTTTTGAAAGCACGTTCAGTGGTAATGAAATAGTCACCATTACCAGCATCAAAAACAccataatcaatttttgggCTCACAAAACAACAAGTTTGACCATACATAGTTTCTGGTCTTAAAGTTGCAGCAACCAAGTAAACTTTGTTCTCCTTCACATCGAGATTCTCTTTCTTGAAAAGTTCTTGTGCTTGTGGTGCTACATCAGTTAATCTGATTTTTATACCAACATATTCTTGTGGACCAACACCTTCACCAGATTGTCTATCGTGATCCAAACATGCTTGGCCATCCTTTTCAGAATAAATGGTATATCTTTCACCAAACTTAATTTTACCAACATCTCTCAATCTATTAATTTGCCATCTAACAAATGCATCATAATAAGGATTAGCATCGGTTGTGATCATAGAACGTCTCCAATCAACTCTAGCCCCAAAAGCAGTTACATCTTTTTGACACAATGGTGGGAAAAACTCTAACCAGTAGTCGGTGTTAGCAAACTTGGCAACTTCTTCTCTTGGGATTCCCAATTGCATCATGATCTCATATTGGAACTTGGCTCTACCTTGTTTGGCAGCAGCCTTAGATTTTTTGGAAGAGAATTTAGTGACATCTTCTCTTTTAGTTTCGGTTTTAGCTGGTTGTTGGCTTTCTTCTGCATCTTCGTCATCAGCAGGAGCTTTAGAAAAATCAGATCCAAACAATTCAACTTctcttttgattttatcGGCAGCTGCTTTAATTGGCATACCCGTACAATGGAAACCCAATGGGAATAATGCTCTCTTACCATTCATTCTTTGGAACCCAGTTGCAAATTCAACTTTAGACAATGTAAAGGCATGACCGGCGTGCAAGACACCATTCATGTAAGGATAAGCCATAGTGGCAAAGAATTTTGGATGTGCTTCTTGAACTTGTTCAACATCTTCAATAGGACATTCTTCAAAAGTTGGGGcatcaacttcaaaaaCTTTCTCTTCTGCCCATACCTTttgatatttcttttctataTCGATTAAGGCATCTCTACGAAATGTCTTTTCAAAAGTAACAGGACCACTCATGATTTTATAGTTCGTTGGAAACAAAAGTGGATTATGGTTACAAGAATGACTCAagaagtgaaaaattttctttttctcacTCTCACACAAACTCTCTCGCTCtctgtatttttttttattaagaGAACTTGATTGTATCACAACAATTTATATTACGTGAGGCACTCCTACTCGCACTAACGAGACAATTAGAATAACTATTACGGGAGGTTTCAAAACTATTTAGGGTCGTTAAGTGACTAATCACTAATTACATCTTTGGTCTattttttagatttttttcGTCTAACTGTGGTGGGAATCATTGTAAGAGGTGCCGATGAAGTTGTAGTTGTATTTGAAATAGCACTTTTACCCATTGTTATCTCTTCCTTGGTCACTATTTTTGCTTCGCTTTCGCCTAGTTTCACAAAATTATTACTCATACTCGTCTTGCCAGCATCTCCAGGTTTTACAAACTCTACCAAAGCTTGTTTGTCTTCTGggaacaacaacacttTAGCAACCTTCCCAAACCTTTCCTCAAAAACTGTCTTCACTTGCTGGAAATTTAATGAAGGGTCCAATCCACAAAGCCCAATTGTTTTCACACCATCAAAATCTTCTGCCGTATAATGAACATGCTGGTGTTTTTTggaaacaaacaattttcGACCCATCCATTTCGAATCATTCAACTTTAACGCATTTTCCACACCTTCTGTAGTCTTGTAAGTAACAATAGCCAAACCACCATTGCTTTTCAATTTCCCATCCTCTTCATATACCGCTTTTGGAAACACAACCTGTTCAATTTCTCCACACAGGgtaaatttcttttcaaaagCTTCTTTCAGCACGTTAAAGGAAATACTAGTAACTTTCACTTTGCGTGCACTTATTGGTGACGACCTTTCGTGTTTTTCTTCAGGGTTGGAAAACTTAATTTCCCATGAGAATTCACCTCCTAGAT from Candida albicans SC5314 chromosome R, complete sequence encodes:
- the CDC60 gene encoding leucine--tRNA ligase (Cytosolic leucyl tRNA synthetase; conserved amino acid and ATP binding class I signature, tRNA binding, proofreading motifs; likely essential for growth; interacts with benzoxaborole antifungals; present in exponential and stationary phase) translates to MSGPVTFEKTFRRDALIDIEKKYQKVWAEEKVFEVDAPTFEECPIEDVEQVQEAHPKFFATMAYPYMNGVLHAGHAFTLSKVEFATGFQRMNGKRALFPLGFHCTGMPIKAAADKIKREVELFGSDFSKAPADDEDAEESQQPAKTETKREDVTKFSSKKSKAAAKQGRAKFQYEIMMQLGIPREEVAKFANTDYWLEFFPPLCQKDVTAFGARVDWRRSMITTDANPYYDAFVRWQINRLRDVGKIKFGERYTIYSEKDGQACLDHDRQSGEGVGPQEYVGIKIRLTDVAPQAQELFKKENLDVKENKVYLVAATLRPETMYGQTCCFVSPKIDYGVFDAGNGDYFITTERAFKNMSFQNLTPKRGYYKPLFIINGKTLIGSRIDAPYAVNKNLRVLPMETVLATKGTGVVTCVPSDSPDDFVTTRDLANKPEYYGIEKDWVQTDIVPIVHTEKYGDKCAEFLVNDLKIQSPKDSVQLANAKELAYKEGFYNGTMLIGKYKGDKVEDAKPKVKQDLIDEGLAFVYNEPESQVISRSGDDCCVSLEDQWYIDYGEEAWLGEALECLKNMETYSKETRHGFEGVLAWMKNWAVTRKFGLGTKLPWDPQYLVESLSDSTVYMAYYTIDRFLHSDYYGKKAGKFDIKPEQMTDEVFDYIFTRRDDVETDIPKEQLKEMRREFEYFYPLDVRVSGKDLIPNHLTFFIYTHVALFPKRFWPRGVRANGHLLLNNAKMSKSTGNFMTLEQIIEKFGADASRIAMADAGDTVEDANFDEANANAAILRLTTLKDWCEEEVKNQDKLRTGDYDSFFDAAFENEMNDLIEKTYQQYTLSNYKQALKSGLFDFQIARDIYRESVNTTGIGMHKDLVLKYIEYQALMLAPIAPHFAEYLYREVLGKNGSVQTSKFPRASKPVSKAILDASEYVRSLTRSIREAEGQALKKKKGKSDVDGSKPISLTVLVSNTFPEWQDNYIELVRELFEQNKLDDNNVIRQKVGKDMKRGMPYIHQIKTRLATEDADTVFNRKLTFDEIDTLKNVVEIVKNAPYSLKVEKLEILSFNNGETKGKNIISGEDNIELNFKGKIMENAVPGEPGIFIKNVE